The Tolypothrix sp. PCC 7712 region GCTTGGCTAGCTTATCTTTTACCAGAACTCAAACAAGTTAAAAATTACGATGAAGTTGAGAAAAACAATTACTATTTATTTAGTGCAGAAGGTTATCCTTCAATAATTTATGAGCATTTACCTAATGCGATCGCAGATGTTCAAGACCAGGGAAATTATAACTATCTTGTAGTATGTTTAGATGCAGATGAAAATACAGTTGGGGAGATACAAAATGAAATTTATGAGTTTATCTCATCTGAGAAAATTAAACTGGGAAATATTGAGCTTGTAATAATAGTCCAAAATAGATGTTTTGAAACATGGTTTCTTGGAAACCGAAACATTTACTCGAGACAGCCGCAAGATAGACCTTTACTAGATTTTGTTCGGTATTATGATGTCTCTGTTAACTGTCCAGAGTTAATGGATAAATATCCAGATTTTAATACTCATGCTCAGTTCCATGCAGCTTATTTAAAAGAATTATTTAAGGCAAAAAATATTAATTACTCTAAGAAAAACCCAGGAGATGTGTTAAAACCATACTATATCGAGCAATTATTAAAGAGAATTAAGGATCAAAACCAACATCTGCCAAGTTTTCAAACATTTATAGAGTTTTGCAATACTATTAGATTAAAGATATCCAATTAACCTATTAATGCAACCACTATTACGAAAATCAGCCTTATATATAATTACTTTCGCTTTGACTTTTATTTTAGCCGCCAGTAATGGAATTGTGCATCACCAAACAGTGATTAATACTGCACAGTTTAACAGTTGCTTAACTAGTATTTCCACACCATGTATTACACCAGACCCCACAACCTCAGAAACTCCCATTACGCCATTTACGCCTGATCCTCAACTAAACGAGCAACAGCGTTTTTTAACTACAATTGCCATTAAATTACCGACAATTCCCCAACCTGGAACTTTTGAATATATATTGCTGCGTAAATATGGTGCGCCATTTATTAATCAAAAAGCAGAAACCAAATTACCGCCAAAGGTTCTATTTGCCAATGAGCAAGAAACCAAAGAATTTCAATCTACTTTAGAAATGGTGAAAGTTAATGGTACTAAGGATTGTTATTTACAGCAATCAGCCGGATTAGCTTTTAATAAAGCACGAACGTTACAAAATATTCCCCTCAAATCAGGTTATGGTAGCGGTGATTGTACTCGCACTTTTACCACCAATTTAAGATTTTGGAACAAATATGCTAACAGTAGAATTTTAGATAAAGTCCGCCAAGGTAAAGAAACCGCTATCTTGGGAGTAGTTGCACCGCCAGGATCATCACAACATCTGTGGGGATTAGCTATAGATTTACGTGTTTCTCATCCCAAGCAAAGACAAGCTTTAAATCAAAATGGCTGGTTCCAAACCGTAGAAAATGATATTCCTCATTGGACTTATTTAGGTTTAACTGAAGCTGAATTACCTGTGTTTGGATTTAAAAAACAAGTCGTGAGGGGAATTACCTATTGGATTACGCCGATTTAAGTAATAAAAATCCAGAGTGAAGCGTCAAGAATTAAGGTCAATACTATCAGGCAACTACGCAGCAATTACAATCATCTCACTTCTACATAACGTAATTCAGCATTTTGATTTACTTCATCCATAGTTTCTAGATAGGCTTTAATTGCATGTTTGATATTTTCTAAAGCCTCTTCTTCAGTTTCTCCCAAAGTCCAGCATCCTGGTAACGCAGGACACCAAATAGCATATCCTATATGAGTTTTATTTAACTTTACTTTATAACGCATATCTAAGATAACCACTTTTGCCTGACATTTTATCTCGTTAAATTAAACAAAAATTGATCATTTGATACTGCACAAATTGAAAATATAAAGTTATATAGCCAAAATTGAGAATTTGTTGACACAAATCTTAATTTAATCGGAAAAGATTGAACTGACAATTATCCATAGACCATTACTTAACAGGGCTAAAGTCTCTGTACTTGTTTCCTATTCCCTATTCCCTGTTCCCTTGCCTAAAAGTGCAGGCATTTTTCTTTTCGCGATAACATATAAGCGCGAAGCTCTATCTATGGGTAGATATGTAATGATGCCTGTACGTCAAACCTTATCCCAGCCAGACTTACAACTGTCTTACTTAGAATGGCACCAAGGTGAAATACCCTTACTACTGTTACACGGCCTAGGTGACCATGCCCTTGTGTGGTCTAGCTTAGGGGATGATCTGGCAGCAGATTATCATATAGTTGCGCCAGATATGCGCGGTCATGGCGAAAGCAGCAAGCCGGAATCTCTATTAGATTACTCTTTTGAGAGTGCGATCGCGGATTTAGAAGTACTCATGGATCATTTAGGATGGTCTAGTGCCCATGTTGTTAGTCATTCGTGGACAGGTAAGTTAGCTGCAATTTGGGCGAGACAGCATCCAGAACGTCTACGCAGCATGATTCTGGTAGATCCGATTTTCATTTGGAAAATGCCCAACTTCTTCAAGTTGACATTTCCACTTTTGTACCGTGTGTTACCTTTTCTCAAAAGTATGGGCCCCTTCGTGAGTTATGAGGAAGCTGAAAAGCAAGCGCAGCAGTTAAGCCAGTATCAAGGCTGGACTTCCTTACATCAGCAGGTTTTTCAAGCCGGAGTTGAACAAAAACCCGATGGTAGTTGGGGTAGCAAATTTACTATAGCTGCCCGCGATGGCATTTTTGAAGATGTGATGCGCGTACCTGGGTTAATAGAACCTGTTTATCTCCCAACTCTGTTTGTGCAACCACAAAAAGGTGTCAACCGTCAAGAATGGCAACTTAAACCCTACAAAACCTATCTCAAAAACTTAAGTCTCTGCCAAGTTCCTGGTAATCATTGGCCATTCTTGACAAAACCAGAAGAATTTAACCGAACTGTGGAAGCTTTCTTAAAACAGCAGCAATGAGATAAATCTTAGAATCATTGGACGGGAACTCTCAAAGTTACCTGTAATTATTAAATATGAAGGATGAAGAAAACTCTGGAAGTCATTTCTAATTTTTCTTTTTTCATCCTTTATCCTTATATTACCTACTAGCCAGTCATGAGCCTTTGTATTAATCCCGCTTGTACTCAACCTCATCAATCAGGCCCGCAGGAATATCGCTTTTGTCAAAATTGTGGTTCTCAGTTGGACTTGCTGGAACGCTATCGGGTAATGCGGCTGATATGCGATAACTCTGGCTTTAGTAAGGTTTATGAAGCATACGAAAAAGATACACCTAAAATCATTAAGGTACTACAAGCAAATCTTGGTGCTGACCCGAAGATAGTAGAATTATTTCAGCAAGAAGTAGCTGTATTGGGACAATTAAATCATCCTGGTATACCGAAGGTTGATGGCTACTTTCAATATAAAACCAGAGATGGTTTGCTGTTACATTGCTTGGTAATGGAACAAATTAACGGGATTAATTTAGAGCAATGGCTTAAACAGCATGATAATGTTCCTATATCTCAAACACAAGCTATAGCTTGGTTGAAACAGTTGCTAGAAATTTTAGTGGTATTACATGGTAAACAATACCTGCATCGAGATATTAAGCCATGTAATATTATGATTCGTAATTCTCCAGAGAACCAGACTCAGGAAGATGGCGGAGATTTATTTTTAATTGATTTTGGCACAGCTAAAGAATTAGCCAAGTCTTTAACTGGTGTAAATGCAATTATGTCATCTGGTTATAGCGCCCCAGAACAACTGCATGGTGAAGCTGTACCGCAATCAGATTTTTTTGCTTTAGGACGCACCTTTGTATTTTTATTGACGGGATACCATCCCTTAGATATGTATGATATTCAGCATAATGTTTTGCACTGGCGCAATCGTGCTAATCATATCTCAACATTACTGTTAAATTTAATTGATTGGTTGATGTCACCAGAGATAGAAAAGCGTCCCGCCAATGCCCAAGAGATTTTACAGCGTTTAGAGGAAATTGAAAAACAAATAAATGCAAATTCAACAGTAAATCTAGGGCATAACGTCCAAATTGAACAGCCATATTCACCAACTAGTAAAACTTTATTAGCTAAACCCAGACCGCATCTTTTGGCATTAATTGCTGCACTAATTGCTTCCTTGGGATTGCTGTGGGTGCTAGCTTTAATTCTAGGAAATTTAAAACTGAATTTTATTCCTAATTATGGACAAGCACCGGAACGAAAAGGGAAGGTAGATTATTTTCCTTATGAGGAAGGTAGGGATAGTAAAGGGAGAGCAGCAGAATTTAATATTGCAGTGTTATCAGTTGAATATAAGTGGTTGTTAGGCAGTAATTTTCAAATTAAATATAACGATAGTATTATTAGCCTAGAAGTTTTAAAGTTAAATTTAGAGCAAGAGGGTATACAGAGAATTATGGAAAATCCCACAGAGATAATCTCTGTAGGTACAGCTTCTTGCGAGGGTGATGTTGCCACTGAACAAAGTAGGGCTTTAGAACGTTCTAAACAAATCCAACTTTTAGCGAAAAAATTATTTAGCGGTACTGTTAAAAATTATCGCTTATTAAATTTGGGACAATTTCAGCGCAGTGATTGTCAGGTAAATCAAGATTTAACTGCATATCAAAGAAGTATTATTATTATTGGGGTAAAGCAGAAATCAGATGGTGTAATTCTGGATGAAGCTTTGAGGAATAGATTAGAGAAGAAGCCTTTTGCTGATTTTAAATTAGAAGATTATTCTTTAGGTTCGCCCCAGAAGTTTAAGACAATACCGAATAATTTATAGTAGAATGCGTTAGCAAAAAGCTAACGCATCCTCCGAATTGTTAACTGTGTTTCATTCCCCATTTATCCACAGTTCTCAACTCAATTAAGTGGAAAAGGTAATTCACAGCTAAACCTAAACTCGCAATTACGACTAACCCAGCAAATACACGATCCGTTTGCAGAAAATAACGACTATAGTTAATATGCCATCCCAAACCCCCAGCGGCTCCCCCTGTACCAAAGACTAACTCCGCCGCAATTACAGTGCGCCAGCCAAAGGCCCAAGCAGTTTTCCACCCCGTTAAAATGTGAGGTAATGCAGCCGGGAGCATAATTTCTCGCACCAATCGAAACCCTTTGAGTCCCAGGTTTTTCCCCACCATCAAGACTGTAGGATTAATGGTGCTTAATCCTGTTTCCGTATTGAGAGCGATCGGCCAAGTTGTAGCATGGGCAGTAACGACAATAATTGATAGGGGAGTGAACCCAAACCAAATGATTACTAGAGGTAAAATTGCGATCGCAGGTAAGGGGTTGAACATGGAACTCAGCACTACGAGTAAATCTTGACCAAAGCGGGAAACTTTGGCGAAAGCTGCTAAACCTGTACCCAAAATTACACCCGCTAGCATCCCAGTACATAATATTGATAAGGTACTGAGTGTTGATTGCAGTAATTTTTGACTCAACAAATCCTGTATTAATACTTGTAATACTGATAAGGGAGTGGGAATCAGTAAGGCGGGAACTTGACTAACCGATACATATACTTGCCAAAGTATAATCAGCAAGCAAAAAATTCCCACACGTCTGAAGGTGCGGTTGGTGATGAGAGAGGTATATTTTTTGGCTGTGCGAGGTGTCAATTTCATGGGGGAAGGGGAAATGGAGAAGGGGGAAGGGGTAGTGCTGAGTTGGAGAGACGCGATTAATCGCGTCTGTACAAGAGTCAAAAATTATTTATTCTCCTTGTCCCCTTCCCCATCCCCTCCTGGGGCGAATAGGAATCAGTTGTGAGTAAGCTGCGTAAATAGGTAGCAATTTCGGTAAATTGATTGCTATTAATGTCTTCTATTTGGGATGTATCTACAATTTCTTTCACGGTTCCGGGTACAGGTGTCATCACTGCAACTTGATGTCCTAGGAAGATGGCTTCTTCTATGGAATGGGTGATTAAAATCAAAGTTACCCCTGTACTGTGCCAAATATTATTGAGTTCATATTGCAGTTGAGTACGGGTTAAAGCATCGAGTGCTGCAAATGGTTCATCCATGAGCAAAACTTGGGGTTTAACAGCCAAGGCGCGCGCGATCGCCACTCGTTGTTTCATCCCACCTGAGAGTTGATGCGGATATTTATCCCTAGCTGCGGAAACTCCCACTAATTCCAGATATCTGCAAGCTTCAGCAATGGCGGTTTTACCTCTGGCTTTATTTGTCGTTTCCAACGCATAAACTACATTTTGCAATACAGTTTGCCAAGGTAAAAGCTGTTCAAAGTCTTGAAAAACAATCATTCTCTCGGGACTGGGTGTGGTGATGCGCTTACCTGCGATTAATAATTCGCCACTAGTGACAGGTACAAAACCTGCGATCGCTTTTAACAGCGTACTCTTTCCACAACCAGAGGGGCCAATAATGGCAAACTTTTCTCCTGATTTCACACTAAAGCTAACATCTTGTACAGCTGTAAATTTCTGCTTACTATCGTTGTAGCTAATATGCACATTTTCGGCTGCAATTAACGAGTCTAAATTTGCCACAAATTAATCTCCTCCAGCACCTTTAAGTGTCGGTAAAGTTAATTCATCAATTGATTTTGGCTGCTTATTTAGCATCCCGATTTCCTGCATAAATGCGGCATATTTAAGAAAAGCTTTTGGCTCTGTACCGTAGGCGACTGCTTTATTCTTCAGCCATTTTTGATATTGTGCATCTGATACCTTACCGCCATCTATCTGCGAGAGAATTTTTGCGGCTTCATCAGGCTTGTCATTTAAAAGTTTAGTAGCGTTGGCTATGGCATTATACAAAGCCTTATTAAACTCAGGGTATTGATTGTAGAATTTTTCCGTAGCAAATAAGCTAGCAACGCTAGTCTTGCCAAATATATCTGAACTTTTAATTAGCACTCTACCTCCTTGATCAACTTCCTGAAATTGAAAAGGTGGTGAGGTAAAATGAGCATCTATTTGACCGTTGAGTAGAGATTGTAATCCTAAAGGATGAGCAATTACTTGTAGGTTGTTATCTAGCGCTGTAGGATTTCCTAATTCTTGTTGTGCCAGCTTTCGCACCACCATCGCTTGTATTCTATCTAGAGATGGTAAACCAATTTTCATTCCGGGTTGGAAATCTTTGATACTTTTAATATTATTATTCTTGGTGACTAACCAAAACTCACTATGGCTCAGTGAAGTTAAGATTTTCCAGCCTACACCTTTATCCCACCCTACAAGAAAAGCGCCAATACCACTAGCGCCAACTTGTATTTGATTAGCAATAATGCCATCCCTAATAGCTGCACCATTCGATAATTCTTTCCAGGCAAACTGTGTCTTAGGGAATTGTTTTTCTAAAGTTTGCTGTTGCTTAACAATTAGGAGGTTAGCGTAATTAATTCCCGGTTGATAGGCAATGGTGACTGTTGCTGGTGTTTGTGAAGTAGTTTGATTAGCAGAGGTACAAGCTACAAATACAAACACCAATAGTGATAATCCAATTAATGAATACCACTTTTTGAATTTATTGAAGATTATCATCTGTCCTGATTTCTATAGATTTATGCAGTTTGTTCAATAATTTGTTGCTCAATTAGCTCTCGGATTTGAGATTTTTTTGGTAGATCAAGAGAAGATATTGCCTCTGCTAATGCTTCTCAGGAGATTTTTCGTTTAACAATGGCTAGCATTTTTCTCCTAATTGGCTATTTTTCTAGCATTTTGACATGATTATGCTGTCAATTTTAGACGATCGCGCTGCTAAAACCGCAGCACTTGCTTTAGGAATTCCCGTGAGGGGAACTCTGGGTGTGATTTTACTTGCTAAACGGGAAAGTAAGCTAGCAGCCGCTAGACCGATTTTTGAGCAACTAG contains the following coding sequences:
- a CDS encoding D-alanyl-D-alanine carboxypeptidase family protein; its protein translation is MQPLLRKSALYIITFALTFILAASNGIVHHQTVINTAQFNSCLTSISTPCITPDPTTSETPITPFTPDPQLNEQQRFLTTIAIKLPTIPQPGTFEYILLRKYGAPFINQKAETKLPPKVLFANEQETKEFQSTLEMVKVNGTKDCYLQQSAGLAFNKARTLQNIPLKSGYGSGDCTRTFTTNLRFWNKYANSRILDKVRQGKETAILGVVAPPGSSQHLWGLAIDLRVSHPKQRQALNQNGWFQTVENDIPHWTYLGLTEAELPVFGFKKQVVRGITYWITPI
- a CDS encoding type II toxin-antitoxin system HicB family antitoxin, which encodes MRYKVKLNKTHIGYAIWCPALPGCWTLGETEEEALENIKHAIKAYLETMDEVNQNAELRYVEVR
- a CDS encoding alpha/beta fold hydrolase, encoding MPVRQTLSQPDLQLSYLEWHQGEIPLLLLHGLGDHALVWSSLGDDLAADYHIVAPDMRGHGESSKPESLLDYSFESAIADLEVLMDHLGWSSAHVVSHSWTGKLAAIWARQHPERLRSMILVDPIFIWKMPNFFKLTFPLLYRVLPFLKSMGPFVSYEEAEKQAQQLSQYQGWTSLHQQVFQAGVEQKPDGSWGSKFTIAARDGIFEDVMRVPGLIEPVYLPTLFVQPQKGVNRQEWQLKPYKTYLKNLSLCQVPGNHWPFLTKPEEFNRTVEAFLKQQQ
- a CDS encoding serine/threonine-protein kinase yields the protein MSLCINPACTQPHQSGPQEYRFCQNCGSQLDLLERYRVMRLICDNSGFSKVYEAYEKDTPKIIKVLQANLGADPKIVELFQQEVAVLGQLNHPGIPKVDGYFQYKTRDGLLLHCLVMEQINGINLEQWLKQHDNVPISQTQAIAWLKQLLEILVVLHGKQYLHRDIKPCNIMIRNSPENQTQEDGGDLFLIDFGTAKELAKSLTGVNAIMSSGYSAPEQLHGEAVPQSDFFALGRTFVFLLTGYHPLDMYDIQHNVLHWRNRANHISTLLLNLIDWLMSPEIEKRPANAQEILQRLEEIEKQINANSTVNLGHNVQIEQPYSPTSKTLLAKPRPHLLALIAALIASLGLLWVLALILGNLKLNFIPNYGQAPERKGKVDYFPYEEGRDSKGRAAEFNIAVLSVEYKWLLGSNFQIKYNDSIISLEVLKLNLEQEGIQRIMENPTEIISVGTASCEGDVATEQSRALERSKQIQLLAKKLFSGTVKNYRLLNLGQFQRSDCQVNQDLTAYQRSIIIIGVKQKSDGVILDEALRNRLEKKPFADFKLEDYSLGSPQKFKTIPNNL
- a CDS encoding ABC transporter permease — its product is MKLTPRTAKKYTSLITNRTFRRVGIFCLLIILWQVYVSVSQVPALLIPTPLSVLQVLIQDLLSQKLLQSTLSTLSILCTGMLAGVILGTGLAAFAKVSRFGQDLLVVLSSMFNPLPAIAILPLVIIWFGFTPLSIIVVTAHATTWPIALNTETGLSTINPTVLMVGKNLGLKGFRLVREIMLPAALPHILTGWKTAWAFGWRTVIAAELVFGTGGAAGGLGWHINYSRYFLQTDRVFAGLVVIASLGLAVNYLFHLIELRTVDKWGMKHS
- a CDS encoding ABC transporter ATP-binding protein; translated protein: MANLDSLIAAENVHISYNDSKQKFTAVQDVSFSVKSGEKFAIIGPSGCGKSTLLKAIAGFVPVTSGELLIAGKRITTPSPERMIVFQDFEQLLPWQTVLQNVVYALETTNKARGKTAIAEACRYLELVGVSAARDKYPHQLSGGMKQRVAIARALAVKPQVLLMDEPFAALDALTRTQLQYELNNIWHSTGVTLILITHSIEEAIFLGHQVAVMTPVPGTVKEIVDTSQIEDINSNQFTEIATYLRSLLTTDSYSPQEGMGKGTRRINNF
- a CDS encoding ABC transporter substrate-binding protein, whose protein sequence is MFVFVACTSANQTTSQTPATVTIAYQPGINYANLLIVKQQQTLEKQFPKTQFAWKELSNGAAIRDGIIANQIQVGASGIGAFLVGWDKGVGWKILTSLSHSEFWLVTKNNNIKSIKDFQPGMKIGLPSLDRIQAMVVRKLAQQELGNPTALDNNLQVIAHPLGLQSLLNGQIDAHFTSPPFQFQEVDQGGRVLIKSSDIFGKTSVASLFATEKFYNQYPEFNKALYNAIANATKLLNDKPDEAAKILSQIDGGKVSDAQYQKWLKNKAVAYGTEPKAFLKYAAFMQEIGMLNKQPKSIDELTLPTLKGAGGD
- a CDS encoding DUF3368 domain-containing protein; translation: MLSILDDRAAKTAALALGIPVRGTLGVILLAKRESKLAAARPIFEQLVQVGFRVSTQVV